In Pedobacter sp. W3I1, one DNA window encodes the following:
- a CDS encoding NAD(P)H-hydrate dehydratase → MRTLLTSAQMRSADQFTIANKPIASIDLMEKAARAFVQTFLRDEFDTNKSIAICCGKGNNGGDGLAIAHLLIANGYGNIKVYIIDFGKKQSDDFAINLQRIEETRCKKTIITQASDVKNLKADLIIDAILGSGLNKPLSGEFEALVQAINKLNKKVYAVDVPTGFFAEGKLPKDYNGIKAYKTICFQRPKINFFFPESAMATEKYEVVDIDLDEAFIQKQEADFYLVEEGDIEKILQPRKLFSHKGTYGHALIIAGNTNTMGAALLSSMACLNTGAGLTTACIPQHGLTALNTALPEVMALPRDEYTRIENPKKYQAIAIGPGLGTEAENEKLLESLIMANLAMIIDADALNILGERPDLINKLAANTIITPHMKEFDRLFGEHDNWWDRLQTAKGQARKQKIVIVLKNQYTFICLPTGKVLINPTGNPAMAQGGMGDILTGIIAGFVAQKYTATDAAILACYIHGKAGDHLAHEHFVVTASQVAARVSKEIKVLVSK, encoded by the coding sequence ATGCGAACATTGCTTACTTCTGCCCAAATGCGCAGTGCCGATCAGTTTACCATTGCCAATAAACCCATTGCCTCTATCGATCTGATGGAAAAAGCTGCAAGGGCTTTTGTTCAAACTTTTTTAAGAGATGAGTTCGATACGAATAAAAGTATTGCTATATGCTGTGGAAAGGGGAATAATGGGGGTGACGGACTGGCCATAGCTCATTTGCTGATTGCCAACGGATACGGGAATATAAAAGTCTATATTATTGACTTCGGTAAAAAACAGAGCGACGATTTTGCCATCAACCTGCAGCGGATTGAGGAAACACGTTGTAAAAAAACAATCATTACTCAGGCTTCTGATGTAAAGAATCTGAAAGCTGATTTAATTATCGACGCCATTTTAGGCTCTGGTTTAAATAAACCTTTAAGCGGAGAATTTGAGGCGCTGGTACAGGCCATTAACAAGCTGAATAAAAAAGTGTATGCGGTTGATGTACCTACTGGTTTTTTTGCTGAAGGTAAGCTGCCTAAAGATTACAATGGTATAAAAGCCTATAAAACAATTTGTTTTCAACGGCCGAAGATTAATTTTTTCTTCCCAGAGTCGGCCATGGCGACTGAAAAATATGAGGTGGTTGATATTGATCTGGATGAGGCTTTTATCCAAAAACAAGAGGCTGATTTCTATTTGGTGGAGGAAGGTGATATTGAAAAGATCCTTCAGCCCCGAAAATTGTTCAGTCATAAAGGAACTTACGGCCATGCACTGATTATTGCGGGAAATACCAATACCATGGGCGCGGCTTTGCTTTCTTCAATGGCCTGTTTAAATACAGGGGCAGGATTAACTACAGCCTGTATCCCACAGCATGGATTAACAGCTTTAAATACCGCCCTGCCAGAAGTAATGGCCCTGCCAAGGGATGAATATACAAGGATAGAAAACCCAAAGAAATATCAGGCAATTGCTATTGGTCCGGGCTTAGGTACCGAAGCTGAAAATGAAAAACTGCTGGAAAGCTTGATTATGGCCAACCTGGCAATGATCATCGATGCAGATGCTTTAAATATCTTAGGCGAAAGACCCGATCTAATCAATAAACTTGCCGCAAATACCATTATCACCCCACACATGAAAGAGTTCGATCGGTTATTTGGCGAACATGATAACTGGTGGGACAGGCTGCAAACAGCTAAAGGACAGGCCAGGAAGCAGAAGATCGTTATTGTGCTAAAAAACCAATATACCTTTATCTGCCTGCCTACAGGCAAGGTGCTCATCAATCCTACAGGCAATCCGGCGATGGCGCAGGGCGGAATGGGCGATATCTTAACTGGCATTATTGCAGGCTTTGTAGCACAGAAATATACCGCAACAGATGCCGCTATTTTGGCTTGCTACATCCATGGAAAAGCAGGCGATCATTTAGCACATGAACACTTTGTGGTTACTGCCTCGCAGGTTGCAGCCAGGGTGTCAAAAGAAATTAAAGTACTTGTATCCAAATAG
- a CDS encoding iron-containing alcohol dehydrogenase, which translates to MIFDKIHQFNFPTTIRFGAGAVKELPAYIIKNNLKAPLIVTDVTIAQLPFFKKIVENLKIKGISVEVFNDIHKNPVKSDVYKGTEVWDATNRDSIIGIGGGAALDVARAIVLRVNHREDLFKYDDLIGGDIYVTNEVPHFITIPTTSGTGSEVGRSAIIADDETHQKKILFSPKLMAQIVFADPELTMDLPPFITAATGMDALTHNMEAYLAKNFHPMCDGIALEGISLIKDSLERATNNPDLESRSKMLMASMMGAIAFQKGLGVVHSLAHPLSSLLDTHHGLANAVNIPYGMQFNIAGFEDRFKKIARTLDLKDENGEAVVKYLFDLNTKVNIPHKLSDIGVKNEHIETLADLAFADFAHPNNPKPVSREDFKQLYLNAL; encoded by the coding sequence ATGATATTTGATAAAATCCATCAGTTTAATTTCCCTACAACGATCCGTTTTGGTGCTGGCGCAGTAAAAGAGTTGCCTGCCTACATCATTAAGAACAATCTAAAGGCACCGTTAATTGTTACCGACGTTACCATTGCACAGCTTCCCTTTTTTAAAAAAATCGTTGAAAATTTAAAGATAAAAGGCATTTCAGTCGAGGTTTTTAACGACATCCATAAAAATCCGGTAAAAAGCGATGTTTACAAAGGCACCGAGGTTTGGGATGCCACTAATCGCGACAGTATTATTGGTATTGGCGGTGGTGCCGCTTTAGATGTTGCCCGTGCAATTGTGTTGCGTGTTAACCACCGCGAAGATTTATTCAAATATGATGATTTAATCGGTGGTGATATTTATGTAACCAATGAGGTTCCGCATTTCATCACCATTCCAACCACATCGGGCACCGGAAGCGAGGTTGGCCGCAGTGCGATTATTGCTGATGACGAAACTCACCAGAAAAAAATTCTGTTCTCGCCAAAATTAATGGCGCAGATCGTATTTGCAGACCCGGAGTTAACGATGGATTTACCGCCCTTTATCACTGCCGCAACAGGTATGGATGCCTTAACGCACAACATGGAAGCTTACCTGGCCAAAAATTTCCATCCCATGTGTGATGGAATAGCATTGGAAGGAATTTCGCTGATCAAAGATTCGCTGGAGCGCGCAACCAACAATCCTGATTTAGAAAGCCGTAGTAAAATGTTAATGGCTTCGATGATGGGAGCCATTGCCTTTCAAAAAGGGTTGGGTGTGGTGCACTCACTGGCTCACCCCCTTTCATCATTGTTAGATACTCATCACGGTTTAGCCAATGCCGTAAATATTCCTTATGGCATGCAGTTTAATATTGCAGGTTTTGAAGACCGTTTTAAAAAGATCGCCAGAACATTGGACCTCAAAGATGAAAATGGCGAAGCTGTTGTAAAATATCTGTTCGATTTGAACACGAAGGTGAATATTCCGCATAAATTGAGTGATATTGGCGTTAAAAATGAACATATCGAAACACTTGCCGATTTAGCCTTTGCAGATTTTGCACATCCAAACAATCCTAAACCGGTAAGCAGAGAAGATTTTAAACAGTTATATCTAAATGCGCTCTAA
- a CDS encoding glutamine synthetase family protein, whose translation MSTSKEILDYVKNHPAGKVKLAVADIDGILRGKYVAAEKFASLVEGRLGFCDVTFGWDAGDVAYENGKYTGWHTGYPDAQVKIDLSTFRKIPWENEVPFFLGDFIDDQDKANFVCPRQLLKKVITECESEGFSPLFAQEFEWFNFSETPESIHEKGFANLKPLSPGMFGYSILRSTYKNEFMSDLFDLLNKFDIPIEGLHTETGPGVYEAAIKYAPALQAADQAILFKTAVKEIAYKHGILATFMAKISENLPGCSGHVHQSLWDADKKTNLFYDEKDADKMSEIMKNYIAGQLHCLPYLLPMIAPTINSYKRLVEGAWAPTTVTWGIDNRTTALRALPGSKKASRLETRIVGSDTNPYLALSACLAAGMYGVKNKLKLEQPATKGNGYTDLSNGTLSRNLFEATQKMKNSDLAAALLGTDFVDHFTMTREWECKQYAKVVTDWELKRYLEII comes from the coding sequence ATGAGTACGAGCAAAGAAATTCTGGATTACGTTAAAAATCACCCGGCTGGAAAAGTAAAATTAGCCGTTGCCGATATCGACGGTATTTTAAGAGGAAAATATGTAGCTGCCGAAAAATTCGCATCCCTGGTTGAAGGTCGCCTGGGTTTCTGTGACGTTACCTTTGGTTGGGATGCGGGGGATGTGGCTTACGAAAATGGAAAATATACAGGCTGGCATACCGGCTATCCCGACGCTCAGGTTAAAATCGATCTGTCGACATTCCGGAAAATCCCATGGGAAAATGAAGTACCTTTCTTTTTGGGCGATTTTATTGATGACCAGGATAAGGCAAATTTTGTATGCCCAAGACAGCTGTTAAAAAAAGTAATTACCGAATGTGAAAGTGAAGGATTTTCGCCGCTTTTTGCACAGGAATTTGAGTGGTTTAATTTTTCGGAAACGCCAGAAAGCATCCACGAGAAAGGTTTTGCCAATTTAAAACCCTTAAGTCCGGGCATGTTTGGTTATTCTATTTTAAGGAGTACTTACAAAAATGAATTTATGAGTGATCTGTTCGATCTGCTGAACAAATTCGACATCCCTATTGAAGGTTTGCATACCGAAACCGGTCCAGGGGTTTACGAAGCTGCTATAAAATATGCTCCTGCTTTACAAGCTGCCGATCAAGCGATATTATTTAAAACAGCCGTAAAAGAAATCGCCTATAAACACGGTATCCTCGCTACATTTATGGCCAAAATAAGCGAAAATTTACCGGGATGCAGTGGTCATGTGCACCAAAGTCTGTGGGATGCGGACAAGAAGACAAATTTGTTCTATGATGAAAAAGATGCAGATAAAATGAGCGAAATAATGAAAAATTATATCGCTGGTCAACTGCATTGCCTTCCATACCTTTTACCAATGATAGCCCCTACCATAAACAGTTATAAACGTTTAGTTGAAGGCGCATGGGCACCCACAACAGTAACCTGGGGAATTGATAACCGTACAACGGCATTGCGTGCATTACCTGGAAGCAAAAAGGCTTCGCGTTTAGAAACACGGATAGTAGGTTCCGATACCAATCCATACCTGGCACTTTCGGCCTGTTTGGCTGCTGGAATGTATGGTGTTAAAAATAAATTAAAACTCGAACAACCGGCAACCAAAGGTAATGGATATACCGATTTATCGAACGGCACACTATCGCGTAATTTATTTGAAGCAACGCAAAAGATGAAAAATTCTGACTTAGCCGCAGCATTATTGGGTACAGATTTCGTTGATCATTTTACCATGACCCGCGAATGGGAATGTAAACAATATGCCAAAGTAGTAACCGACTGGGAGCTAAAAAGATATTTAGAAATTATTTAG
- the eat gene encoding ethanolamine permease has translation MEQKDSLKKTLTPFMLWGLGVGYVISGMYFGWNLGLEKGGTLGMAIATVAIMIMYVTFSFSYAELACAIPKAGGVFDYANAALGKNIGFIAGIAQMVEFIFAPPAIAFAIGAYFNAFFPQVPILTSAIAVYFIFTALNVYGVKAAASFEVIITVLAVGELLLFSGITLPKFHTENLIHNNFPNGWSGVFAAIPFAIWFFLGIEGVANVAEETKNPQRDISKGFGWGIFTLVILCVLVFISTVGIGGWEAIVYKNGKSGETSDSPLPLALSMITGDNHLMYHLLITVGLFGLVASFHGLVLAAGRSTYEMGRVKSIPGFLGKISPKFQTPANALIGNMVIGIIALLSGKTAEIIIISVFGALTLYIISMISVMVLRKKNPEMARPFKTPVYPLFPIIALIISCVSFIAMLIYNLKLGLIYSGIVLGIFLLYKIFKKAD, from the coding sequence ATGGAACAAAAAGATAGCTTAAAAAAAACACTTACCCCTTTTATGCTATGGGGGCTTGGCGTAGGATATGTGATTTCGGGAATGTATTTTGGCTGGAACCTTGGCCTCGAAAAAGGTGGCACCTTGGGCATGGCTATCGCCACAGTGGCCATCATGATCATGTATGTGACCTTTAGTTTCAGTTATGCCGAACTGGCCTGCGCTATACCAAAAGCCGGTGGTGTTTTCGATTATGCGAATGCGGCGCTCGGCAAAAACATCGGTTTTATTGCCGGTATTGCCCAAATGGTCGAATTTATCTTTGCACCACCTGCTATTGCATTTGCCATTGGTGCTTATTTTAATGCTTTCTTTCCTCAGGTACCCATTCTTACCAGTGCAATTGCAGTGTACTTTATCTTTACAGCGCTAAATGTATATGGTGTAAAAGCCGCGGCTTCATTCGAAGTAATTATTACCGTTTTAGCTGTTGGCGAACTGCTGTTATTCTCCGGAATTACGTTACCTAAATTTCATACAGAAAACCTGATCCATAACAATTTCCCAAATGGCTGGAGCGGTGTTTTTGCCGCTATTCCATTTGCCATCTGGTTTTTCCTGGGCATTGAAGGCGTTGCAAATGTGGCAGAGGAAACCAAGAATCCACAGCGCGATATTAGCAAGGGTTTTGGCTGGGGCATATTTACGTTGGTGATATTATGTGTGCTTGTTTTTATCTCCACCGTTGGCATTGGCGGTTGGGAAGCCATCGTATATAAAAACGGAAAGTCGGGCGAAACCTCTGATTCGCCCTTACCGCTTGCCCTTTCGATGATCACAGGCGATAACCACCTGATGTATCATTTACTCATTACAGTTGGCTTATTTGGTCTGGTCGCCTCCTTCCATGGCCTGGTTTTGGCAGCAGGTCGTTCTACTTACGAAATGGGACGGGTGAAAAGCATTCCGGGTTTCCTAGGGAAAATTTCTCCTAAATTTCAAACGCCCGCAAATGCGTTAATTGGCAATATGGTAATTGGTATCATCGCCCTTTTATCGGGCAAAACAGCTGAGATTATTATCATTTCTGTGTTTGGGGCACTAACTTTATACATCATTTCGATGATTTCGGTAATGGTACTGCGGAAAAAGAATCCCGAAATGGCAAGACCTTTCAAAACCCCGGTTTATCCGTTATTCCCCATTATTGCCTTAATTATTTCCTGCGTTTCTTTCATCGCAATGCTGATATATAATCTTAAATTAGGTTTAATTTATTCGGGCATTGTTTTAGGCATATTTCTTCTATATAAAATCTTTAAAAAGGCAGATTAA
- a CDS encoding anti-sigma factor, whose protein sequence is MENLKAYIESGVLELYVLGDLSPEEALQVEEMASQYPEVRDEIAAIEQAMEQYAMQNAVEPSADVETRLFEKLGLNEVEEHVNVQPEPIYTEEPRIIRLDGSDAKVRTLRYALVACIALLVVSTAALFITYNKLNAAHDQIASLNLDKQKFAGLVSKLEFENQGLDNMAAMADSKEWATIRMAGQAFSPGSKMKVYWNKKDKSVLINYVAMDLPKTDAEHQYQLWALVNGKPVSLGVFGKTDSTNNEALLKMQAIQEAQAFAVTIEPMGGSVNPTMEKLTVMGGV, encoded by the coding sequence GTGGAAAATTTAAAAGCATATATCGAATCTGGAGTACTCGAACTGTACGTTTTAGGTGATTTATCACCTGAAGAAGCGTTGCAGGTAGAGGAAATGGCATCTCAATACCCTGAGGTAAGAGATGAAATAGCTGCCATTGAGCAAGCTATGGAGCAATATGCTATGCAAAATGCTGTGGAACCATCTGCAGATGTAGAAACAAGATTATTCGAAAAGTTGGGGTTAAATGAAGTTGAAGAGCATGTGAATGTTCAGCCCGAACCTATTTATACAGAAGAACCAAGAATTATACGTTTAGATGGAAGTGATGCCAAAGTAAGAACTTTGCGTTACGCCTTAGTTGCTTGTATAGCTTTATTGGTGGTAAGTACGGCAGCATTGTTTATTACGTATAACAAGCTAAATGCCGCACACGACCAAATTGCAAGTTTAAACCTGGATAAACAAAAATTTGCTGGCCTGGTAAGCAAGTTAGAATTTGAAAACCAGGGCTTGGATAATATGGCTGCAATGGCCGACAGTAAAGAATGGGCAACCATCAGAATGGCTGGTCAGGCTTTTAGCCCTGGCTCGAAAATGAAAGTTTACTGGAACAAGAAAGATAAAAGTGTACTGATTAACTATGTAGCTATGGATTTACCCAAAACCGATGCAGAACATCAATACCAGCTATGGGCTTTGGTAAACGGCAAACCGGTAAGTTTAGGCGTATTCGGAAAAACGGATTCAACTAACAACGAAGCGTTATTAAAAATGCAAGCCATTCAGGAAGCACAGGCTTTCGCCGTAACTATAGAGCCTATGGGCGGAAGTGTTAACCCAACAATGGAAAAACTAACCGTAATGGGTGGTGTTTAA
- the yiaA gene encoding inner membrane protein YiaA has protein sequence MNQKPSNAFVAAAWLALGIGMIGFIVGLWRSDMLLNEKGYYFTVLMFGLFAVISLQKAVRDKLEGIPVTEIYYGISWFSTLLTITLLVIGLWNATLLPSEKGFYAFAFLLSLFGAITVQKNTRDSQIANKNRDSE, from the coding sequence ATGAATCAAAAACCATCGAATGCATTCGTGGCAGCTGCCTGGCTTGCATTAGGTATCGGAATGATCGGCTTTATTGTAGGCCTGTGGCGTTCTGATATGCTTCTCAATGAAAAAGGATATTATTTTACCGTATTGATGTTTGGCCTTTTCGCCGTAATCTCTTTACAAAAAGCTGTTCGCGATAAATTGGAAGGAATTCCGGTTACTGAAATTTATTACGGCATCAGTTGGTTCTCTACGCTGTTAACCATTACCTTATTGGTGATTGGTTTGTGGAATGCTACTTTGCTGCCCAGCGAAAAAGGGTTTTATGCCTTTGCCTTTTTACTCTCGCTGTTTGGCGCCATTACAGTGCAGAAAAACACGAGAGACAGCCAGATAGCGAATAAAAACCGCGATTCGGAATAA
- a CDS encoding AIM24 family protein produces the protein MAQKEYTLNELIQESAENPNENDFFELEKPAMLEVNLKNQKILAKVGSMVAYIGNIDFKREGLLSKGLGGLLKKAISGEGTSLMHATGTGKLYLADEGKKVKIIKLQNEAVFVNGNDVLALEENIKNEIKMLKSIAGMMSGGLFQVKLSGSGYIAITTHGEPILLRVTGNQAVYTDPNATVAWSENLTPNIKTNLTFGSFIGRGSGESFQLEFFGEGWVLVQPYEEVKYAAKS, from the coding sequence ATGGCACAAAAAGAGTATACACTGAATGAATTAATTCAGGAATCGGCAGAAAATCCAAATGAAAACGATTTTTTCGAATTAGAGAAACCGGCTATGCTGGAGGTAAATTTAAAAAATCAAAAAATCCTGGCAAAAGTAGGTTCGATGGTTGCTTACATCGGAAATATAGATTTTAAAAGAGAAGGGCTGTTGAGTAAAGGTTTGGGCGGTTTATTAAAGAAAGCCATATCAGGCGAAGGTACCTCATTGATGCACGCAACCGGAACAGGTAAACTATATTTAGCCGATGAAGGTAAGAAAGTAAAGATTATCAAACTACAAAACGAAGCAGTTTTTGTAAACGGAAATGATGTATTGGCTTTAGAAGAGAATATCAAAAACGAAATAAAAATGCTAAAAAGCATTGCAGGGATGATGAGTGGTGGTTTATTTCAGGTTAAATTATCGGGCAGTGGCTATATTGCCATTACCACGCATGGTGAGCCAATCTTATTGAGGGTTACAGGCAACCAGGCTGTATATACCGATCCTAATGCTACAGTGGCCTGGTCTGAAAACTTAACGCCAAACATTAAAACCAATTTAACTTTCGGTTCTTTTATCGGAAGAGGAAGCGGCGAATCTTTCCAATTGGAGTTTTTCGGAGAGGGTTGGGTATTGGTACAGCCTTACGAAGAGGTGAAGTACGCAGCTAAATCTTGA
- a CDS encoding M48 family metallopeptidase yields the protein MAAKSVQAITLFVATYIVLIIFTLALTAVSCYLGIKLMEYISSSITFILGIGLIGFGFMILFFLVKFMFKSNKLDRSHLLEITRADQPEIFKMIDEIVLSVQTDFPKKVYLSNEVNAAVFYDSNFWSMFFPVRKNLMIGFGLINTTTADELRAILAHEFGHFSQRSMKVGIYVYQFNKIIYDMLYDNESYDKVTRGIASASSYIGIFVLISDKIIGLMQQILVRVYQVLSESYSKLSHEMEFHADAVAAVTVGSKPLVDSLLRMQLANRSVDIICNYYERKIDECVISANIFPQQILVMNFLAKRNKLPFENGLPQVSIGYYNRFNKSKISFSNQYGSHPETDERIKRLNDLGIPVAKPYHEMANSLLVDQEKIAEKFTAQIFQHAVYREQPLVQQFSDFEADFLKENDQNSYPDIFNGYFDYRNPYHQFNIDVFDLPTIPSELSVEEFFDDTNLSVMYELKALEADLTTIDNIDSQVINVKTFNYDGKKYSLADCRAMIDYLKDEISKKNEQLALLDVKVFEYFRFLAKENQTEATFKSLSIKYKQVAEEFTVQENAYLDLANATRFMHTSASKEMIKRKMVVVKKEEKKFKDCLIAIVNDDEYANLITEEAKTALAEYLKHDYKYFGADLYFDEELKDLFFAMNFFGGVISERHFLTKKELLNFDAKLINPVFS from the coding sequence ATGGCAGCCAAGTCTGTACAAGCCATTACCTTATTCGTTGCTACCTATATAGTATTAATAATATTTACATTGGCGCTAACCGCAGTTTCCTGTTATTTGGGGATAAAGCTGATGGAATACATCAGCTCTTCCATTACTTTTATTTTGGGCATCGGTTTGATAGGTTTTGGTTTTATGATCCTATTTTTTCTGGTCAAGTTTATGTTTAAGAGCAATAAGCTGGACAGGTCTCATTTATTGGAAATTACCAGGGCCGATCAGCCTGAAATCTTTAAAATGATTGATGAAATTGTTTTAAGCGTACAAACAGATTTTCCGAAAAAAGTATACCTATCGAATGAGGTTAATGCTGCCGTTTTTTACGATTCGAACTTTTGGAGCATGTTTTTTCCTGTGCGCAAAAACCTGATGATCGGATTTGGGCTGATCAATACTACCACTGCTGATGAACTGCGTGCAATATTGGCCCATGAGTTTGGCCACTTTTCGCAAAGGAGCATGAAGGTTGGTATTTATGTATACCAGTTTAATAAAATTATTTACGATATGCTTTATGATAATGAAAGTTATGATAAAGTAACACGGGGCATAGCGAGCGCAAGTTCTTATATTGGTATTTTTGTGTTAATTTCTGATAAGATAATCGGTTTGATGCAGCAGATCCTAGTGCGTGTTTATCAGGTTTTAAGTGAGAGTTATAGCAAACTTTCACACGAAATGGAATTTCATGCCGATGCAGTTGCCGCAGTAACCGTAGGTTCTAAACCGCTTGTTGATTCGTTATTGCGCATGCAGCTCGCAAACCGTTCAGTGGATATTATCTGTAACTACTACGAAAGAAAAATCGATGAGTGTGTTATTTCGGCAAATATTTTTCCGCAACAGATTTTAGTAATGAATTTTTTGGCTAAAAGGAATAAACTGCCTTTCGAAAATGGACTTCCGCAGGTAAGCATTGGCTATTACAACCGCTTTAACAAATCAAAAATATCCTTTTCCAATCAATATGGTTCACATCCCGAAACCGATGAGCGTATTAAAAGATTAAATGATCTCGGAATTCCTGTTGCAAAACCATACCATGAGATGGCGAACTCGCTACTTGTTGATCAGGAAAAAATAGCTGAAAAATTTACGGCACAGATATTTCAGCATGCGGTTTACCGAGAGCAACCATTGGTACAGCAATTTAGTGACTTTGAAGCGGATTTTTTGAAAGAAAATGATCAAAATTCTTATCCAGATATTTTTAATGGTTATTTCGATTATAGAAATCCCTATCATCAATTTAACATAGATGTATTTGATCTGCCAACAATTCCATCTGAATTGAGCGTTGAAGAGTTTTTTGATGATACCAACTTAAGCGTAATGTATGAGCTGAAGGCATTGGAAGCTGATCTGACTACGATAGATAATATAGATTCGCAGGTGATCAATGTTAAAACGTTTAATTACGACGGCAAAAAGTATTCGCTGGCTGATTGTAGGGCAATGATCGATTATTTGAAGGATGAAATAAGTAAAAAAAATGAGCAATTGGCCCTACTCGACGTAAAGGTTTTTGAATATTTCAGGTTTTTGGCAAAAGAAAATCAAACTGAAGCAACATTTAAATCGCTTTCAATCAAATATAAGCAGGTAGCTGAAGAGTTTACTGTTCAAGAGAATGCTTATTTAGATCTGGCCAATGCAACAAGATTTATGCATACATCAGCATCCAAAGAAATGATCAAAAGAAAGATGGTGGTGGTTAAAAAAGAAGAGAAAAAATTTAAGGATTGTTTGATTGCAATCGTTAACGATGATGAGTACGCCAATTTAATAACCGAAGAGGCAAAAACAGCCCTAGCGGAGTACTTAAAACATGATTACAAGTATTTTGGAGCAGATCTTTATTTTGATGAAGAGCTTAAGGACTTATTTTTTGCGATGAATTTTTTCGGAGGAGTAATATCCGAACGACATTTCCTTACTAAAAAAGAACTTCTGAACTTTGATGCAAAGTTGATAAATCCGGTATTTAGTTAA
- the lipA gene encoding lipoyl synthase yields the protein MIDLPVVPAVTEVKRKPDWLRVKLPVGKEYAQVRSLVDTHKLHTICESGNCPNMGECWGAGTATFMILGNICTRSCSFCAVATGRPLAVDADEPNRIADSVRLMGVKHCVITSVDRDDLKDGGSIIWAETLQAIRRESPITTLETLIPDFKGQWDNLYHVLEERPEVVSHNMETVKRLTKQVRIQAKYDRSLEALKRISEFGLRTKTGIMLGLGETEEDIFEAMDDLVANGVHILTLGQYLQPTRNHHPVIDWIHPDTFAMYKEAGLAKGLKYVESGPLVRSSYHAEKHLFPIEGIA from the coding sequence ATGATTGATTTACCGGTAGTACCTGCTGTGACTGAAGTTAAACGTAAACCAGATTGGTTACGTGTAAAATTACCTGTTGGTAAGGAATATGCACAAGTTCGCAGTTTAGTAGACACGCACAAGCTCCACACCATCTGCGAAAGCGGCAATTGCCCAAATATGGGCGAATGTTGGGGCGCAGGCACGGCAACATTCATGATTTTAGGTAACATCTGTACCCGTAGCTGCTCTTTCTGCGCAGTTGCAACCGGACGTCCTTTGGCTGTTGATGCTGACGAACCAAACCGAATTGCCGATTCGGTAAGATTAATGGGTGTTAAACATTGCGTAATTACTTCGGTAGATCGCGATGATTTAAAAGATGGCGGCTCAATCATCTGGGCAGAAACCTTACAGGCCATCCGCAGAGAAAGTCCAATTACCACGTTGGAAACCCTAATCCCCGATTTTAAAGGTCAGTGGGATAATTTATATCACGTATTAGAAGAAAGACCAGAAGTGGTTTCGCACAACATGGAAACGGTTAAGCGTTTAACCAAACAAGTGCGGATCCAGGCAAAATACGACAGAAGTTTAGAAGCGTTAAAAAGAATTTCAGAATTTGGTTTAAGAACAAAAACAGGTATTATGCTTGGCTTGGGCGAAACCGAAGAAGATATTTTCGAAGCCATGGACGATTTGGTTGCCAATGGTGTGCATATTTTAACTTTAGGGCAATACTTACAACCTACGCGCAACCACCACCCGGTTATAGATTGGATCCATCCTGATACTTTTGCCATGTATAAAGAGGCTGGTTTAGCAAAAGGTTTAAAGTATGTAGAAAGTGGTCCGCTGGTACGCTCATCTTACCATGCCGAAAAACACCTTTTTCCGATTGAAGGAATTGCATAA
- a CDS encoding RNA polymerase sigma factor yields MTALKKLTLTEPELVQALQSKDPAVLKTLYSMYSSALYGVISRIITHTELAEDVLQETFVKIWQSAAHYDNTKGRLFTWMMNIARNLSIDKLRSKDFKNSLKNQDIENNVSFVEEQNKVTFNPDVLGVKQLVENLKPDLQAVLDLVYYKGFTHVEAAEKLDLPLGTVKTRIRLAIIELRRNFN; encoded by the coding sequence GTGACTGCATTAAAAAAATTAACCCTAACCGAGCCTGAACTTGTTCAAGCACTGCAATCGAAAGATCCAGCGGTTCTAAAAACACTGTACAGCATGTATTCGTCAGCGCTTTACGGCGTTATCTCGCGTATTATCACTCACACAGAGCTTGCTGAAGATGTACTACAAGAAACTTTTGTAAAAATCTGGCAGTCTGCTGCACACTATGACAATACTAAAGGACGTTTGTTTACGTGGATGATGAACATTGCCCGCAATTTATCGATCGACAAACTACGTTCTAAAGACTTTAAGAATTCACTCAAAAACCAAGATATAGAAAATAACGTAAGTTTCGTTGAAGAACAAAACAAGGTAACGTTTAATCCTGATGTTCTTGGAGTTAAGCAACTTGTAGAGAACCTTAAACCGGATTTACAAGCAGTTCTTGATTTAGTTTATTACAAGGGTTTCACCCATGTGGAAGCCGCAGAAAAGTTAGATCTGCCATTAGGTACGGTGAAAACCCGGATCCGGTTGGCTATTATTGAATTGAGAAGGAATTTTAATTGA